The Flammeovirga pectinis genomic interval TTCAATTTGCCAATTTCATGAATTCGGGAGATATTTTAGTAGGAGATACAGGAGGATATATTAATGCTTCTCAGGCAGGTTTGAAGAAAGATATTCAAATTCATGGTTGTGGAAACTGGGGTTCTTTGGGCGCAGGTTTTGGAATGAGTATCGGAGCTACTTTTGCTCATAGTGAGGATAGCACAGATAAAGGTCAGGTAATAAGTATTACTGGAGATGGCGCTTTCTTAATGTCAGCACAAGAGCTTTCTACAATAATAGAGCATAAATTAGATGCGACATTAATTATTTTAGATAACTCTGGTTACGGAGCAGAGCGTCAGATTCACCCAGGTAAAGAGCGTTCTTACAACGATTTCTTACCATGGAAGTATGAACAATTAGCCGAGACATTTGGCGGAGAAGATGGTGTAACTACATCAAGTTATGTTGCTAAGACAGAAAATGATTTAGACAAAATATTTACAGAATTACGAGGTAAAAAAGGTGTTAATGTTGTTAGAGTAAAACTAGACCCATGGGATAGTGCATCTTTCAATGTAAAATTTAGTGAAGCATTACAACACTAAAATAACTATTTCTCGGTATTTGAAAGCGATCAGCAATGGTCGCTTTTTTTATTTTATATTAAATTTTTTGAAATAATTACTTGGGGTTTGCTCAAAGAATTTTTTAAACTGTTTAGAAAAATGTTGTACATCGCTAAATCCATATTCATAAGCAATTTCTGTTGTACTCATTTTTTTATCTATTAATGCTTCTTTGGTTTTTTCCATTCTTTGTGCAGTAAAGAAATTATAAATTGTATACCCAAAAGTTTCTTGAAATAAGCTTTGAAGGAGTGTTTTATGAATACCGTATTTGGTAATGAAATCTCCTACATTAGGTTTCTCTCTTAAATCTTCAAGAATAGAAGTTCTGATCTCGAAGATAATTTTTAAATGATAATTAGAGATAGACGTATTTTTAGTTGATAGTTTATCTATATCTAAATTAAATAACCTTGCTAATAAAATATACTTTAGTTCATGTAATTTTATTTTAAGCACTTTATTTAAAATTTCAGGAGGATAGGTGAAAATATTGATTAGTGTTTTCTTGAAATTATTTAATTCTGAACGGTTATCTAGATAAATCAAAAAGTGTTTTTGTGTCTTGTAATAGTTTCTGACTTTTTCGTTGATATAATTATCAAAAATATCAGTAGTATGGAAAAAACTAATGTGTTGTAAAAAGTCTCCCTTCTTAATTTTTCCTTTAATCCGAACTTCCTTATCGCAAGTATAAAATCCATCATATTGAATTAACTGATCTGTTTCTTCATCTATACTTTTTACATAAGTTTCGTTATTAAAAAATGCTGCTAACCGATCAAAATGTTCAGCATTACTATAATCTAATTCATACTCAACATCGTCTTTCAGTTGTATATTGAAAACAATAAAATGATCGTTATCAGATAATTTATGAAAAATTATGAAGCCTTCAGCTACATCAGATTCAATTTTTATATAATCATCTGAAATAAATTTTCCTTGAAAAAAGGTAGCTATATCTTTTTTATGATTATTGAAATCGGTAACTATTGAGGTGAACTTTTTCATAAATAACAAACAATAAAAGGGTTATGTTATCTGAATATATTAATATGCTTTTAGACTTCTAAATAAAAAAGCACTCTTAAAGAAAATACCTTCCTTAAGAGTGCTTTTTAATACTTTAAACAAGTTAAACCTATTCCTTGATAAACTTTTTGGTATGTAGTTTTCCTTTATCATCAATTAATTGAAGAATATAAATTCCTTTCTTAAGCGATGATATATCAATAGTATTATTACTGTTATCTAAAAGGTGTTTTTTACCATCTAGACTATATGCATTTAGATCAACTATTTGATTTTTAAAATTAGAAATAGTCAATTTATTTGTAGCAGGGATAGGATAAATGCGTAATGTTTCTTCTAATTTTAGAGTAGAAGTACTTGCGATACTTCTTGCATTACTTGATTGAGGAACTAGCTCAATCCAATTTAAATTAAAACCACCTTGTCTAATATTTATTGCAATTTTACTGATAGGTTCAGTAATAGAAATTTGGTCAGAAACAGTAGACCAAGTTTGCCATCCACCAGTACTGCCAATAGCAGTTTTAGCAAAGACTCCTCCGCCTCCAGCTTTTTCAAGTTGAATTTCTCCACCACTATTCATTGCTGCAAATCTATAGCTAACTTCATAGTTACCTGCAGGAATTTCTACATCGTAAACAGCCCAATCATTCTGGTCTGTATAGCCAATATTTTCACCACCTTCACTACATGTTTCTTTCTGAAGCCCATCCATAATTGAATATGCTTCGGCTTCTATTCTGATAGGTGTTACATTATTTGGAATGTCAGTTATAGCAGTAAACTGAATCCAGTTAATATTAAATCCACCAGAAGGAATACCAATTGCTATATTTTGTTCTCCAGCAGTTAACTGAACAGTATCAGATACAGTTGTCCAAGTTTGCCATCCGCCGGTAGTTGGAATGGTAACACTTCCAAGAATTGTATTTCCACTGTTTTGCTCTAAGTTTAACTGTCCGCCACCATTATTACTAGCAACTCTATATTCTACTAAATAGCTTCCTGCTGTAGTTACATCTACATTGTATTTTAACCAATCGCCACTAGAAATATATCCAACATTTTGTCCGCCTTCACTACAAGTTTCTTTCTGAATACCTTCTGCATCAGAATAATTCTCTGCTTCTAATCTTCCAGGAAGCGTAGTAGTAACTACTTCTTGAGAAGAACCTTTGTCATAAACTCTAACATAATCTACTTCCATTCTTTGTGGCCAAATATTAGAATCGACACCTAAGGCTCCACCCCAATCTCCACCAACGGCAAGGTTTAAGATTAAATGGAAACGCTTATCAAAAGGCCATTCAGGAGAACCACCATGTTTTAAATGTGTAAAGTATTTTTCTCCATCAATAAAGAAATCCATTTTATCTTCTGTCCATTCTACAGAATACGAATGAAATTCTGACTGATAAGTAGATTTATCTATACTATTACTTAACTGTGTACCAATTCTATGGTTATAAGCTTCTGTATGAACGGTACCATGTACTGTGTTTGGATCGTAACCTACATTTTCCATAATGTCTATTTCACCACTATCTGGCCATCCGCCATATTCCCAATCTGTAGGAAGCATCCAAATGGCAGCCCAAGTACCTTTTCCTCCGGGTAGTTTAGCAGATACGTCAACACGGCCATACAACCAATCACCTTTATTTTTAGTCACTAATCTAGCAGAAGAATATTCTATATTTTGATGCCAGTCTCTTCTTGCTTCAATAATTAAATGACCATTCTCTACACGAGCATTTTCTAAGCGATTTTCTGTATAGTTCTGTAACTCATTATTACCGTATCCACCATTTCCTACATCATATCCCCATTTTGATGGATCTGGTAAACCTGTATAATTAAACTCATCAGACCAAATTAATTGAGGCTCATTAATATCTGGATCATTTACAGTAATTGATTGCTGATTTGTGATTGTTACAAGACCATCATTGTCTGTAGCTTTTATTTGATAATTGATGATAGTTCCATCTACTTGAGCTGGAATAACACCACTATATACATCACCATTATTTGTTAAAACACTCACTTGATTATTCCATAAAATCTCTGCATTTACTACAGTACTATTGTCTGTAATTGTAGCAGAAATAGTAATGTCATCAGTTGATTTAGGTGAAGTAGGAGTATTGTTTATAAGTGATATACTAGGAGGGATTTCAGTTATTACGCTTGTTGCAGTAATATTATCAATATTAAAACCTCCTTGATCGATTACTAATTTAATATTTTGAATACCGCTGTTTAGAAGTACATCATTAGAAGAAATAATAGACCAGCTTTGCCATCCATCAGTTGATGTAACATTAATTGTTTCTGTAATAGCAATGTCATCAACTTCTAAATGAAAACTACCTCCACCTTCGAAAGCTGCTATTTTAAAATCAAAATTATATGTACCTGATGTCGTTACATTCACTTGATAGTTTAACCATTCTCCAGCTTCTGTCCATCCAACATTAAAACCTCCATCTGTACAAACTTCAATATCTACAGCATCTGTTCTGTATTCGCCTCCTTGGTTTGTATCGTCTGTATCGTAAAAAGGAATAGACGGACAACCTTCATTATAATTTTCTGCTTCGAAAGTACCTGGAAGTGTTACTACATTACCATTGTAAGCTTGGTGTGGAAGTTCGCATGGAAGACTTTCCATTTGGTAGTTAATACTGAATTGTGAATTAGCATCCGTTTCATAGTTTCCACTTAAAGTATTGTACGTGAATGCATCAATTCTATTTTCTTCTGGTACAAATGTGTAATAACGAAGGGTAGTTCCTTTATCATCATCACATTGGTAATCCGTCATTATACAGTTTACAGTATTTCCAGAAGGAGATGTTTCTGTCCAGTATTCTTCTCTTGAACAAGAATGACCACAGATAGCTAAAAAGAGATTATCATGTTGTTTAATTACATCATTGATTAAGCCTCTTTCTTCAAAGAAATCATGCGTAATAAAAATAGCTCTTCTATCAGCATATTGATTTAAGATATCATTTGCCCAATTAATTGAGGGAAGGTCGTAGTCTCCAATGTAATTATCGTGTGTTTGAAGAGTAACAACAATAAAGTCCATTCCTGCTTCAGAAAACAGGTAATAGGCATTTTCCATTCCGTTAAAATTGCCTCCATAAGTAGGTGTTCCAATAAATTCACTTTCTGGAAAATATTGATTAAATCTATCTAATTGAGGATCGTGATTTCCTTGACAAGGTGCATACGGCATTCCATTATCTTTAAATAGATCGTATGCACTACGTACCCTTTGCCATTGTCCATAATCACCCCATTGTGTCATGTCGCCAAGCGAGGCCACAAAAGATAGATTTAAGTCTTGTCTTTGTTCAACGTACCAACCTGTAAGACCCATTAATTTCCAGGCATCGCTATCGAATTCCGATAGGTTTTGTGTATCTGGAATTGTACCAAATGTAAAATTTTGTGCATTTACATTGGAACATAAGAAC includes:
- a CDS encoding helix-turn-helix domain-containing protein; the protein is MKKFTSIVTDFNNHKKDIATFFQGKFISDDYIKIESDVAEGFIIFHKLSDNDHFIVFNIQLKDDVEYELDYSNAEHFDRLAAFFNNETYVKSIDEETDQLIQYDGFYTCDKEVRIKGKIKKGDFLQHISFFHTTDIFDNYINEKVRNYYKTQKHFLIYLDNRSELNNFKKTLINIFTYPPEILNKVLKIKLHELKYILLARLFNLDIDKLSTKNTSISNYHLKIIFEIRTSILEDLREKPNVGDFITKYGIHKTLLQSLFQETFGYTIYNFFTAQRMEKTKEALIDKKMSTTEIAYEYGFSDVQHFSKQFKKFFEQTPSNYFKKFNIK
- a CDS encoding carbohydrate-binding protein, translated to MKHTTKLKNQLLIVLLFLCSNVNAQNFTFGTIPDTQNLSEFDSDAWKLMGLTGWYVEQRQDLNLSFVASLGDMTQWGDYGQWQRVRSAYDLFKDNGMPYAPCQGNHDPQLDRFNQYFPESEFIGTPTYGGNFNGMENAYYLFSEAGMDFIVVTLQTHDNYIGDYDLPSINWANDILNQYADRRAIFITHDFFEERGLINDVIKQHDNLFLAICGHSCSREEYWTETSPSGNTVNCIMTDYQCDDDKGTTLRYYTFVPEENRIDAFTYNTLSGNYETDANSQFSINYQMESLPCELPHQAYNGNVVTLPGTFEAENYNEGCPSIPFYDTDDTNQGGEYRTDAVDIEVCTDGGFNVGWTEAGEWLNYQVNVTTSGTYNFDFKIAAFEGGGSFHLEVDDIAITETINVTSTDGWQSWSIISSNDVLLNSGIQNIKLVIDQGGFNIDNITATSVITEIPPSISLINNTPTSPKSTDDITISATITDNSTVVNAEILWNNQVSVLTNNGDVYSGVIPAQVDGTIINYQIKATDNDGLVTITNQQSITVNDPDINEPQLIWSDEFNYTGLPDPSKWGYDVGNGGYGNNELQNYTENRLENARVENGHLIIEARRDWHQNIEYSSARLVTKNKGDWLYGRVDVSAKLPGGKGTWAAIWMLPTDWEYGGWPDSGEIDIMENVGYDPNTVHGTVHTEAYNHRIGTQLSNSIDKSTYQSEFHSYSVEWTEDKMDFFIDGEKYFTHLKHGGSPEWPFDKRFHLILNLAVGGDWGGALGVDSNIWPQRMEVDYVRVYDKGSSQEVVTTTLPGRLEAENYSDAEGIQKETCSEGGQNVGYISSGDWLKYNVDVTTAGSYLVEYRVASNNGGGQLNLEQNSGNTILGSVTIPTTGGWQTWTTVSDTVQLTAGEQNIAIGIPSGGFNINWIQFTAITDIPNNVTPIRIEAEAYSIMDGLQKETCSEGGENIGYTDQNDWAVYDVEIPAGNYEVSYRFAAMNSGGEIQLEKAGGGGVFAKTAIGSTGGWQTWSTVSDQISITEPISKIAINIRQGGFNLNWIELVPQSSNARSIASTSTLKLEETLRIYPIPATNKLTISNFKNQIVDLNAYSLDGKKHLLDNSNNTIDISSLKKGIYILQLIDDKGKLHTKKFIKE